The bacterium sequence TTCTCAAGTGACACTTTGTACGGGAACTAATCGTTTTATACCAGCGTACAAAAAATGCGCTACGGATAGTTCAGTCATGTAGCATAAGAACATTGGTGTTGGGGGCGACTCGTTCGCCCCTTCGCTATGTCGTTGCAAACCGCTGTTTGTTAGTAATTTGATGCAAACGATTTCGCCATCAACGCAGTCTTTTTGAAGGATTGTGCTTTTGGAGACATCTGTCTGCTATTCTATATTGTCCTTCTTACAAAGAAGTTGACCGGGGAAGGGGGGGGCGGAAGTTCCCGGTTACGCAACCTTGCAATCCACATCTCGCAATTCTGTTGCTCAACCACCGAACCTTTTTTCCGCGATGCTGATACCTTTCTGACTTGATTGGGAGGATTCGTTGTTACCTAAGTTTTTGCAACCACTCGCCGCGCTCAGTATAACGATTGTGTTGCTCGTACTCATTGCGCTCGCAATGACATTTGGTACAATGTACGAATCGATTGTTGGTACACCGCTTGCACAAGCGGATGTCTATCGCAGTATTTGGTTCGATGTTTTACTTGGATTACTCGCAATAAATTTGACCGCCTGCACTCTCAATCGTTATCCATATTACCCGCACCAAGCCGGATGGATAATGACCCATATCGGGATACTTGTTATACTTGCCGGGGCTGTTATCAGTCGAAATTGGGGTGTAGAAGGTCAACTTATGCTCGCGGAGGGGTAATAGTTC is a genomic window containing:
- a CDS encoding cytochrome c biogenesis protein ResB, whose translation is MLPKFLQPLAALSITIVLLVLIALAMTFGTMYESIVGTPLAQADVYRSIWFDVLLGLLAINLTACTLNRYPYYPHQAGWIMTHIGILVILAGAVISRNWGVEGQLMLAEG